In one window of Thermodesulfobacteriota bacterium DNA:
- a CDS encoding N-acetylmuramoyl-L-alanine amidase: MTISKRKLIFLFVAVCCLASVIFSGSAPAADVKAIYFKAENCAKALEKSPEKKKYRSNWLNCIQQFTKVHQDDPAGPYAAASLYQAGVLYQEMYTFSRKSSDRQSAADLFQKIITGYPKSAYRNRARERLDGLVREAPDSQPAADPKKSGKAVAKPTEPESGKAPAPQPDKDGQKSPDPEKAAVKLPDPAKAGDKYAEAEACHQKLRDSAARKKYRCFWLECINAYYDAYHYDPSGPRAEAGLYMAGTLYEELYKSSYKEEDREEGRRLLQKVITEFPQGEYREKAAAVLLDKDISGVVAADKTLGTCPGEEENVQPSPAPSPAVDASIPGGMAVVRELRYWSNPSYTRVVIDTSEPVEFTSNLLKGDPVSGKPPRLYIDLQKSRLHRELSRQITVDDNLLKDIRAGQYTTSSVRVVVDIKSFKSYKVFSLQDPFRLVIDVSGEEDKSSVTETVERSMPIPGKGEKTTLAQQLGLSVGRIVIDPGHGGKDSGAPGSLKGIQEKKVVLDICRMLADRIRKELGCEVILTRNSDTFLTLEERTAIANMKNADLFISVHTNASRNRNAYGIETYILNLATDEDAMQVAALENSTSRKNISDLQTILQDLMQNAKKDESLRLAGYVQNALCGHMQKGNSRVKNKGVKQAPFYVLIGAQMPSILIETGFISNKEECQRLISPEYQRQLCDGILKGIKTYIERTTSTGFAPPAEKAPASM; the protein is encoded by the coding sequence ATGACCATTAGCAAAAGAAAACTTATCTTTCTTTTTGTGGCCGTCTGCTGCCTGGCGTCTGTTATATTTTCCGGCTCCGCGCCGGCCGCCGATGTCAAGGCGATTTATTTCAAGGCGGAAAACTGCGCCAAGGCACTGGAAAAGAGCCCGGAAAAAAAGAAATACCGCTCCAACTGGTTAAACTGCATCCAGCAGTTTACCAAGGTCCATCAGGACGACCCCGCGGGTCCCTATGCGGCGGCCAGCCTTTATCAGGCCGGTGTCCTTTATCAGGAGATGTATACGTTTTCCCGTAAATCATCCGACCGGCAGTCGGCCGCTGACCTGTTCCAGAAAATTATCACCGGCTATCCGAAAAGCGCTTACCGGAACCGGGCCCGGGAACGCCTGGACGGGCTGGTCCGGGAAGCCCCGGACAGTCAGCCGGCGGCCGATCCGAAAAAATCAGGCAAGGCCGTGGCCAAACCGACCGAACCGGAATCAGGCAAGGCCCCTGCTCCCCAACCGGACAAGGACGGGCAAAAAAGCCCGGATCCGGAAAAGGCGGCGGTGAAGCTCCCGGATCCGGCAAAAGCCGGAGACAAGTATGCCGAAGCGGAGGCCTGCCATCAGAAACTGCGGGACAGTGCCGCCAGGAAAAAGTACCGCTGCTTCTGGCTGGAATGCATCAATGCTTATTATGATGCCTACCATTATGATCCTTCCGGGCCCAGGGCTGAAGCCGGGCTGTATATGGCGGGGACGCTTTATGAAGAGCTCTACAAGTCTTCATACAAGGAGGAGGACCGGGAGGAGGGGCGCCGTCTGTTGCAGAAGGTGATAACCGAATTTCCCCAGGGCGAATACCGGGAAAAAGCAGCGGCCGTTCTGCTGGACAAGGACATTTCCGGGGTGGTCGCCGCGGACAAGACGCTTGGAACCTGCCCGGGAGAAGAAGAAAACGTCCAGCCGTCGCCGGCTCCTTCTCCTGCCGTCGACGCTTCCATACCGGGCGGAATGGCTGTCGTCAGGGAGCTGCGCTACTGGTCCAACCCCAGCTATACCCGGGTGGTCATTGATACCTCCGAGCCGGTTGAATTTACCAGTAATCTGTTGAAAGGCGACCCGGTCAGCGGTAAACCGCCCCGGCTTTACATTGATTTACAGAAAAGCCGCCTGCACCGGGAGCTGTCCCGCCAAATCACCGTTGACGACAACCTGCTCAAAGATATCCGGGCCGGGCAATACACGACCAGTTCCGTTCGGGTGGTGGTAGATATTAAATCATTTAAAAGCTACAAAGTGTTCTCTCTGCAGGATCCCTTCCGCCTGGTCATTGATGTCAGCGGAGAAGAGGACAAATCATCCGTTACTGAAACGGTAGAACGCAGCATGCCGATTCCAGGAAAAGGGGAAAAAACAACCCTGGCCCAGCAGCTGGGACTTTCGGTCGGACGGATCGTCATCGACCCCGGCCATGGCGGAAAAGACAGCGGCGCGCCGGGCTCTCTCAAGGGGATCCAGGAAAAAAAGGTGGTGCTGGATATCTGCCGGATGCTGGCGGACCGTATTCGGAAGGAGTTGGGCTGCGAGGTCATCCTGACCCGCAATTCGGACACGTTTCTGACCCTGGAGGAGCGTACCGCCATCGCCAACATGAAGAACGCCGATCTGTTTATCTCAGTTCACACCAATGCCAGCAGGAACCGGAACGCGTACGGCATTGAAACCTACATACTGAACCTGGCTACCGACGAAGACGCCATGCAGGTGGCCGCCCTGGAAAACAGTACATCCCGGAAGAACATCAGCGACCTTCAGACCATACTGCAGGACCTGATGCAGAACGCGAAGAAGGACGAATCACTCCGCCTGGCCGGTTATGTCCAGAACGCTTTATGCGGGCATATGCAGAAGGGGAACAGCAGGGTCAAGAACAAGGGGGTCAAGCAGGCCCCGTTTTACGTGCTGATCGGCGCCCAGATGCCGTCCATTCTGATCGAGACCGGCTTTATCAGCAACAAGGAAGAGTGTCAGCGGTTGATTTCCCCCGAATACCAGCGACAACTCTGCGACGGTATTCTCAAGGGCATCAAAACCTATATCGAGCGGACAACCTCGACCGGGTTTGCGCCTCCGGCCGAAAAAGCCCCGGCTTCCATGTAG
- a CDS encoding glycosyltransferase family 2 protein translates to MEGSASAVKLSLVIPIYNEEALIAPLLQRTVAIMAAITEDFEIICVDDGSSDRSLERMLDFRRREQRLKIISLSRNFGHQAAYTAGLENARGDYVVMMDGDLQDPPELIPQMVEAAQTRRLDIIHARRTGRRETLFKRILLYIFHHVFNRLSGMENIRNIGNFSLMNRQALNALLSFKEKTRYLPGLRFFIGFRQGFVDYERDDRHAGRAKMSLSALYKLALDALFSFSEIPIRLCLLIGLTGVIICFAAFIYVLVSKFTGIAPFGWSSTTLSIYFMGFIQLIFLGILGEYLFRTYHESRNRPVYLIREIIE, encoded by the coding sequence GTGGAAGGATCAGCGTCTGCCGTGAAACTGTCCCTGGTCATTCCCATATACAACGAAGAGGCATTGATCGCACCGCTGCTGCAGCGAACCGTAGCCATCATGGCCGCGATCACCGAAGATTTTGAAATCATCTGTGTGGATGACGGCAGCAGTGACCGCAGCCTGGAACGGATGCTCGATTTCCGCCGCCGGGAACAGCGGCTGAAAATTATCTCGCTGTCGCGCAATTTTGGCCATCAGGCCGCCTATACCGCCGGGCTTGAAAACGCCCGGGGCGACTATGTGGTCATGATGGACGGCGACCTGCAGGATCCGCCGGAACTGATCCCCCAAATGGTCGAAGCGGCTCAAACCCGCCGTCTGGATATCATTCATGCCAGAAGAACCGGTCGCAGGGAAACCCTTTTCAAGAGGATCCTCCTGTATATATTTCATCATGTCTTTAACCGTCTGTCCGGGATGGAGAATATTAGAAACATCGGCAACTTTTCTCTGATGAACCGTCAGGCGTTAAACGCCCTGCTGTCTTTTAAAGAGAAAACCCGTTATCTGCCGGGGCTGCGATTTTTCATCGGCTTCCGCCAGGGCTTTGTCGATTATGAGCGGGACGACCGTCATGCCGGCCGGGCCAAAATGAGCCTGTCGGCCCTTTACAAGCTGGCCCTGGACGCGCTCTTTTCCTTTTCCGAAATTCCCATCCGCCTCTGCCTGCTGATCGGGCTGACCGGCGTCATCATCTGTTTCGCGGCCTTTATCTACGTTCTGGTCTCCAAGTTTACCGGCATCGCGCCCTTCGGCTGGTCATCCACCACCCTGAGCATTTACTTCATGGGGTTCATTCAGCTGATATTCCTGGGCATACTGGGTGAATACCTTTTCCGGACCTACCATGAATCACGAAACCGGCCGGTCTACCTCATTCGGGAAATAATCGAATAA
- a CDS encoding transketolase C-terminal domain-containing protein: protein MSEGITWTVYDADTMTQAEIYGQVLCDLGKINPRIVGLSADLAKSTKIGRFQDHFPERFFNVGIAEQNLFGVAAGLAKSGLLPFVSTMAVFSSMRAAEQIRTDICYQKLNVKIIATHGGASFGQAGTTHHCTEDIAIMRSFANMTVIVPADGIEMANVVKQCVDYPGPVYIRIGRGFEPRHYENEDYGFTIGKAVELSSGTDVTIICCGVTVFHAMEAAKVLKEDDKLSVRVLNMHTIKPLDEEAVMRAVMDTRRIIVFEEHNVQGGLGSAVADVIAQSGKGCAFRKVGIPDCFCEVGYPEDLYTHYRLDTDGIIQTVRDVMKIEFEEDEDWEDEV, encoded by the coding sequence ATGAGCGAAGGAATTACCTGGACGGTATATGACGCCGACACCATGACCCAGGCGGAGATCTACGGTCAGGTGTTGTGCGATCTGGGGAAAATCAACCCCAGGATTGTCGGGTTATCGGCCGATCTGGCCAAATCCACCAAGATCGGGCGGTTCCAGGACCATTTCCCGGAACGGTTTTTCAACGTCGGCATCGCCGAGCAGAACCTGTTCGGCGTGGCCGCGGGCCTGGCCAAGTCCGGCCTGCTGCCCTTCGTGTCCACCATGGCGGTGTTTTCGTCCATGCGGGCCGCGGAGCAGATCCGGACCGATATCTGTTACCAGAAACTGAACGTCAAAATCATCGCCACCCACGGCGGCGCCTCGTTCGGCCAGGCGGGCACCACCCATCACTGCACCGAGGATATCGCCATCATGCGGTCGTTCGCCAACATGACCGTTATCGTGCCGGCCGACGGCATCGAAATGGCCAATGTCGTCAAGCAGTGCGTGGATTATCCCGGCCCGGTCTACATCCGCATCGGCCGGGGATTCGAACCCCGCCATTACGAAAATGAGGATTACGGATTTACCATCGGCAAGGCCGTGGAGCTTTCCTCCGGCACCGACGTCACCATCATCTGCTGCGGCGTGACCGTGTTTCATGCCATGGAGGCGGCCAAGGTGCTCAAAGAGGATGACAAGCTGTCGGTGCGCGTGCTCAACATGCACACCATCAAGCCCCTGGATGAAGAGGCCGTCATGCGAGCCGTCATGGACACCCGCCGCATCATTGTTTTTGAGGAACACAACGTCCAGGGCGGCCTGGGCAGCGCCGTGGCCGACGTCATCGCCCAGAGCGGCAAGGGCTGCGCCTTCCGCAAAGTCGGCATTCCCGACTGCTTCTGCGAGGTCGGTTATCCGGAAGACCTCTATACCCATTACCGGCTTGACACCGATGGCATCATTCAGACCGTGCGGGATGTCATGAAAATCGAATTTGAAGAGGATGAAGACTGGGAAGACGAGGTATAA
- a CDS encoding transketolase, which translates to MALTPQEMKTLKEMARQARKDIVDITGWSGGAHIGGGLSVTDIMIILYYKYLNVKPQDPGWEDRDRFILSKGHAGVAYAAILARKGYFAFDQLKSFNKFKSPFGMHLDGNKVRGVDASTGSLGHGLPMAVGMALGARLQKKNWWTYCVLGDGECNEGTIWEAAMAASHYKLNNLVTIVDKNRLMIDGTTEEVMGLEPFADKWTAFGFIVREVNGHDFEDLAGAIEYAHTRPGKPVVIIANTVKGKGVDFMENQVKWHYGGLDTALVEKAHQSIDKMYAG; encoded by the coding sequence ATGGCACTGACCCCACAGGAAATGAAGACACTCAAGGAAATGGCCCGCCAGGCCCGCAAGGATATCGTCGATATCACCGGCTGGTCCGGCGGCGCCCACATCGGCGGCGGATTATCGGTGACGGACATCATGATCATCCTCTACTACAAGTACCTGAACGTGAAGCCGCAGGACCCCGGCTGGGAGGACCGGGACCGGTTCATCCTCAGCAAGGGCCACGCCGGAGTGGCCTACGCGGCGATACTGGCCCGGAAGGGATACTTCGCCTTCGACCAGCTCAAGTCCTTCAACAAGTTCAAGTCGCCCTTCGGCATGCACCTGGACGGCAACAAGGTAAGGGGCGTGGACGCTTCGACCGGCTCGCTGGGCCACGGCCTGCCCATGGCGGTGGGCATGGCCCTGGGCGCCAGGCTTCAGAAGAAGAACTGGTGGACCTACTGCGTCCTGGGCGATGGTGAATGCAACGAGGGAACCATCTGGGAGGCGGCCATGGCCGCCAGCCACTATAAATTGAACAACCTGGTCACCATCGTGGATAAAAACCGGCTGATGATCGACGGCACCACCGAAGAGGTCATGGGCCTGGAACCCTTTGCCGACAAGTGGACCGCCTTCGGTTTTATCGTCAGGGAAGTGAATGGACACGATTTCGAGGACCTGGCCGGCGCCATCGAATACGCCCACACCCGGCCCGGTAAGCCGGTGGTCATCATCGCCAACACCGTCAAGGGCAAGGGCGTCGATTTCATGGAGAACCAGGTCAAGTGGCATTACGGCGGCCTGGACACGGCGCTGGTGGAAAAGGCCCACCAGTCCATCGACAAGATGTACGCCGGATAG
- a CDS encoding aminotransferase class III-fold pyridoxal phosphate-dependent enzyme, whose amino-acid sequence MKTYTYQRSRELFEKAARLIPCGIYGHFSPAPLIPPDHYPFYAEKAAGSRFTDVDGNEFIDYMCAYGPMVLGYNHEGVDRAAAEQLRKGNCLSAPSPVMVELAEKLVDTVAIADWAYFAKNGGDVTTYATMVARKATGRNKIILIKGGYHGVAPWTQGYGHHGITEDDGRHIIRIPWNDIPALQAAIDQNPGDIAGFMACPYHHPTFVDNVMPADGYWQNVERLCRQHGIVLMVDDIRCGFRLDIRGSNEYFGFKPDLICFCKAIANGYPISALVGTDAIKNDAAKVFYTGSYWFSAVPMAAAMATIDEMKRIDAVGLMLAYGEKLRDGLIATAKRHGFDLKVTGHPSMPYLRITDDPSLMLHQKWCGECTRRGAFFTSHHNWFVSSAHTAEDLALTLQIADEAFEAVKKQS is encoded by the coding sequence ATGAAAACCTATACCTATCAACGATCCCGTGAACTGTTTGAAAAGGCCGCCCGGCTCATCCCCTGCGGTATATACGGCCATTTCAGTCCGGCCCCGCTGATTCCGCCGGACCATTATCCTTTTTACGCCGAAAAGGCGGCCGGATCCCGCTTCACCGACGTGGACGGCAATGAATTCATCGACTACATGTGCGCCTACGGCCCCATGGTGCTGGGCTACAACCATGAAGGCGTGGACCGGGCCGCCGCCGAGCAGCTTCGCAAAGGCAACTGTCTTTCGGCCCCATCCCCGGTCATGGTGGAACTGGCCGAAAAACTGGTCGACACGGTGGCCATCGCCGACTGGGCTTATTTCGCCAAGAACGGCGGCGACGTCACCACCTACGCCACCATGGTCGCCCGCAAGGCCACCGGCCGCAACAAGATCATCCTCATCAAGGGCGGTTACCACGGGGTGGCGCCTTGGACCCAAGGATACGGCCATCACGGCATCACCGAAGACGACGGCCGACATATCATCCGCATTCCCTGGAACGACATTCCCGCCCTGCAAGCCGCCATCGACCAGAATCCCGGAGACATCGCCGGCTTCATGGCCTGTCCTTACCATCACCCCACCTTCGTGGACAACGTCATGCCGGCGGACGGCTACTGGCAGAACGTGGAGCGCCTCTGCCGCCAGCACGGTATCGTGCTGATGGTCGACGACATCCGCTGCGGCTTCCGCCTGGACATCCGGGGATCCAACGAATATTTCGGGTTCAAGCCGGACCTGATCTGTTTCTGCAAAGCCATCGCCAACGGCTACCCCATTTCGGCCCTGGTCGGCACGGACGCCATCAAAAATGACGCCGCCAAGGTGTTCTACACCGGCAGCTACTGGTTTTCGGCGGTTCCCATGGCCGCGGCCATGGCCACCATCGACGAGATGAAGCGTATCGACGCCGTCGGCCTCATGCTCGCCTACGGCGAAAAGCTGCGGGACGGATTGATCGCGACCGCGAAACGTCACGGCTTCGACCTCAAAGTCACCGGCCACCCGTCCATGCCCTACCTGCGCATCACCGACGACCCCTCGCTCATGCTGCATCAGAAATGGTGCGGGGAATGCACCCGGCGGGGGGCTTTTTTCACCTCTCATCACAACTGGTTCGTTTCTTCCGCCCACACCGCGGAGGACCTGGCCCTGACGCTGCAGATCGCCGACGAGGCCTTCGAAGCGGTTAAAAAGCAATCCTAA